The following DNA comes from Ascaphus truei isolate aAscTru1 chromosome 1, aAscTru1.hap1, whole genome shotgun sequence.
tgccgcacggtctccgtgccgcacggtctccgtgccgtatggtctccgcgccgcacggtctccgtgccgcacggtctccgtgccgtacggtctccgtgccgtacggtctccgtgccgtattgtctccgtgccgtatggtctccgtgccgtatggtctccgtgccgcatggTCTCCGCGCCGCATGGTCTCCGCGCCGTATGGTCTCCGCGCCGTATGGTCTCCGCGCCGTACGGTCTCCGCGCCGCACGGTCTCCGCGccgtatggtctccgtgccgcatggtctccgtgccgcatggtctccgtgccgtatggtctccgtgccgtatggtctccgtgccgtatggtcTCCGTGGATTGGTACGGTGAGTGTTTGTGGGGTGGATTGGTACGGTGTTTGTGGGTGGGATTGGTAAGGTGAGTTGTTTGTGGGGTGGATTGGTGaggtgagtgtttgtggggtGGATTGGTACGGTGTTTGTGGGGTGGATTGGTACGGTGACTGTTTGTGGGGTGGATTGGTACGGTGTTTGTGGGTGGGATTggtaaggtgagtgtttgtggggtGGATTGGTGaggtgagtgtttgtggggtGGATTGGTACGGTGTTTGTGGGTAGGATTGGTACGGTGAGTGTTTGTGGGGTGGATTGGTACGGTGTTTGTGGGGTGGATTGGTACGGTGAGTGTTTGTGGGGTGGATTGGTACGGTGTTTGTGGGGTGGATTGGTACGGTGACTGTTTGTGGGGTAGATTGGTACGGTGTTTGTGGGTGGGATTggtaaggtgagtgtttgtggggtGGATTGGTACGGTGTTTGTGGGTAGGATTGGTGaggtgagtgtttgtggggtGGATTGGTActgtgagtgtttgtggggtGGATTGGTACGGTGTTTGTGGGGTGGATTGGTACGGTGAGTGTTTGTGGGGTGGATTGGTACGGTGTTTGTGGGGTGGATTGGTACGGTGTTTGTGGGGTGGATTGGTACGGTGTTTGTGGGGTGGATTGGTACGGTGAGTGTTTGTGGGGTGGATTGGTACGGTGTTTGTGGGTGGGATTggtaaggtgagtgtttgtggggtGGATTGGTACGGTGAGTGTTTGTGGGGTGGATTGGTACGGTGTTTGTGGGTGGGATTggtaaggtgagtgtttgtggggtGGATTGGTACGGTGTTTGTGGGTAGGATTGGTGaggtgagtgtttgtggggtGGATTGGTACGGTGTTTGTGGGGTGGATTGGTACGGTGTTTGTAAGTTGGATTGGTACGGTGAGTGTTTGTGGGGTGGATTGGTACGGTGTTTGTGGGGTGGATTGGTACGGTGAGTGTTTGTGGGTGGGATTGGTACGGTGAGTGTTTGTGGGGTAGATTGGTTACAGTAGGTGAGAAGCCGGATGTAAGGAAGAGAAAGGGATTGGACACGTCTCCTGCTTCTGGTTGGCGGCTGGAGAAAGGCCCCGGAGAAACCTGATGTttgaggggtgagaggagaaagGGATTTGAGAAGCCATatgcttgcgggggggggggggggacggggggagagagagggagaaagacatTGGAGAGGCCTCATGTTTCTGGGGAGCTGGAGGACACTGGGATCAGAGGTGTGATGCTTGGGGTGGTGGGGAAGAAGGGTCCAGAAAAGCCTGATGATTGAGGAGCGGGCTGCATCCCACGCTCACTGATGTGATGGGATCATGTCATTTGTGACGTCATGTATGATGTCATCAGAAgagcatgggggggtgggagttaaGGTTGTATGTCACCTTTATTACGAAATGTACAGACTTTGGAATGGTTTGCTTACAAACCTTAACTACACTCTAACAAAGTGTTTTcagttgaatatatatatatatatacagtgtgtgtgtgtgtgtgtgtgtgtgtgtgtgtgtgtgtgtgtgtgtgtgtgtgtgtgtgtgtgtgtgtgtgtgtgtatatatatatatatatattttttttttttaaacgttgtaTGTTAGCTGTGCTTCTGGGgaatcagattggtccgtcggtccgtcactccgcctcgggccaatctgattggtccctcggcacgcccgcccccccacggctctcattggccgctgTGGTCTAACAGTCTGacccactcttacacacacaccaccctcacaccgcGTGCTCCTCTCCAAGACTGCCTACCACACGCTGTGCaacagccgccgcctcacacccctgcgcctcgcgcctcacacccctgcgcctcacacccctgcgcctcccgcctcacacccctgcgcctcacacccctgcgcctcccgcctcacacccctgcgcctcccgcctcacacccctgcgcctcacacccctgcgcctcccgcctcacacccctgcgcctcgcgcctcacacccctgcgcctcacacccctgcgcctcccgcctcacacccctgcgcctcacacccctgcgcctcccgcctcacacccctgcgcctcacacccctgcgcctcccgcctcacacccctgcgcctcacacccctacgcctcacacccctgcgcctcccgcctcacacccctgcgcctcacatccctgcgcctcccgcctcacacccctgcgcctcccgcctcacacccctgcgcctcacacccctgcgcctcccgcctcacacccctgcgcctcacacccctgcgcctcccgcctcacacccctgcgcctcacacccctgcgccttaCACCCCTGGCGCCGGCCCGCCACTTCACACCCCTGCGCCCGGCGAGGCCCGCCTCAACCGTCCGGGAGCAAATGGGGGAGCGGACGGCCAGGGGAGCGGCCATTAATCTATAAATTATGTCCCCCCTATCTCACCAATTTGAGCACCGCAGCCTCCCGCCTCAACCCAGGACCACACATGGCACTTCCTGCCGCCGCGTGCACGCGCCTCCGCCGGCCGGCCGAGACATCGGGGAGACAAGCGGCCGGGCGGGGGGGAGCCGCTAAGCCATCGGGGAACCGGGCGGAGGGGGCCGAGCCATCGGGGGAGCAACCTGGGGGGGAAAGGCCCGagccatcgggggaccaagcgggggggaaaggcccgagccatcgggggaccaagcgggggGGAAAGGCCCGAGCAAGCGGGGGGGAAAGGCCCGagccatcgggggaccaagcgggggggagggggccgcCGAGCCAGCGGGGAATGGACGCCCTGACGGGTGAGCAAGCGGCCGGACGGGCGGCAGATACATAttttatgacaatacatatgcccccatgcacccccccacccctccccctcaaaccacccctccccctcaaaccacccccccacccctccccctcaaatcacccccccacccctccccctcaaaccagcccccccacccctccccctcaaaCCACCCCACCCCTCAAaccaccctccccctccaccacccccccaccactcccaccaccccaccaccaccccaccaccactcccaccaccccaccaccactcccaccaccccaccaccactcccaccaccaccccccaccactccccctcaaaccacccccccacctctccccctcaaaccacccccccacctctccccctcaaaccaccccccccacctctccccttcaaaccacccccccccacctctccctctcaaaCCACCCCCCGCTTCTCCCCCTcaaaccacccccccacctctccccctcaaaccacccccccacctctccccctcaaccccccccccccccaccgctccccctcaaaccaccccccccacctctccccctcaaaccaccccccccacctctccccctcaaaccaccaccccacctctccccctcaaaccacctctccccctcaaaccacacccccccacctctccccctcaaaccacccccccccacctctccccctcaaaccacccccccacctctccccctcaaaccaccctctccccctcaaaccacccacccacctctccccctcaaacCACCCTCCCTCAAACCACCCTCCCTCAAACAAGCCTCCCAccactccccttcccaccacccccctcccaccactccccttcccaccacccccctcccaccactccccttcccaccacccccctcccaccacccccctcccaccactccccctcccaccactccccctcccaccactccccctcccaccactccccttcccaccacccccctcccaccacccccccttaaaccactcccccacacctccccctcaaaccacccccccaccactcaccctcaaacctcccccccaccactcaccctcaaaccacccccccaccactcaCCCTCAAACcactgccccttcccccccctttcacctcccctccccccccttcacctcccctccccccctttcacctcaactcccccctttcacctcaactcccacccccccattcacactcaccacacacccgccgcctcacaccctagcaggactcCCACTCACAGCCAGCACTAACAAcacacgcgccacccgtactcaacacccacccgccgcctcacaccctaacgggacacacgcctcacattacctattacggatttacatcccaggcaacgccgggtatatcagctagtgtatatatatatatatatatatatatatatatatgtgtgtgtgtctatgactTATGTCACTGATTTATATCTCTGATATTTGTTTCAGGAGGAAGAGGCACCACTCGGTGCTCCGATAATCAGCAGCCTCTCTGGGATGTCCCCACGCCCCCCGACCAGCGTCTGTCCCGCAGCCAGTCGGACATGTTCTCCCCACAACCTCTGCCAATTTTGCGCTCCCAGGACCCTTACGATGACCTCTTGAACTTACATTACACTCGCGCCAGGGTCAACCCCTTCTCACAGCGTGAAGACCTGAAGGGAGGTCGTATTAAGCTCTTTGACACACCCAGCAAGTCGGTCATCTCGCTGACCTTTGACCTCCCTCAGCCCACCTCCTACCAGCTGAGCAGCCCCGTCACTCCCGAGCCTGTAGTAGAGGCTGACTGTAATTTCTCCGAGCCGGTGGTTGGACACAGGCGCTGCAgatctctcccttcttcccccgaGATGTGCCGTCGGGGGAGTCCGTATCCTTCCACCACCCCATATCCTGCCACCACCTCTGTGCCAAGAGGCGCCCAAGGGGGAACAGGGAACAATGAAAGAGAGGGCTGGCCTCCAGCTTTTAGAAACTCAAAGGAAACAGGCAACTATTGTACAGAGAACAGGCTGAACGTAAGCAGAGTCtcacaggagagagggggtgtgggttTGAAGCATCCATCTGACAATCAGTCACAAGTTCAAGACGTAATCAAACCTTCAGGGAGCACGAGGCCTAATGGGGCAAGTGACACTTTACATGGAGAAGATCAGACTCCTTCAAAGACCTGCCCAAAAGAGACAGgccaagaagagagagaggtgcaaCTTTCAGCAAAAACCGGCCACAATGAAAGAGTTGTAGACTGGGTAGGGGAGAGGCACAAAGAGGGGGGTATCCCTCAGTGGAATGGGGATAGGTCTACAGGAAATACTGTTCCACAAAGGAGAGATCAaggctggagaggggagaatccTGCAGAGGACCCTGTCGCAACCAGGAAAAGCCACTACTGCGAAGTGAATGACTTTTCACCAGAGCAGGTACCTCAGGAGGACAAGTTTCCTACAGCAGACCCCGAAAGTAGGGGACCTCAGGAGAGAGGCATGGACTGGAGCAGGCCCTGGAATCAAGACACTGGAAGGGCAGAGAGTAGCCCCCATCCAAACAATGCGGCAACAGGGGAGCCAATGGATTGCTCCAGCAGCCCTGAGAGCACAGAGGAAAACACCTTCTGCCAGAGGCCTCCACTGCTACTGGCCAATGGACCTttcccagctccctctcccactcactcatCTGCATCTTCCACTCCCTCGTCTTCGCGTTCACCCTCTCCGCCTGTCGGCACATGGCAGCAGGAGCCTTTGGGAGCTCCCAACAGGCTAAGCCTTTCGGACAACAACAACGTAGTGTGCAGTAAACCCCGGGGGTGGGTTGGACTGCTCCACTCTGGCCCTCTGGGATCCCATGAGGTTAACTCATGGGAGGGCAGCCTGCCAGGCTTGGGGTGTGGAGGAGAGAGCGGTAGCACAGATCCCCTCCATGCTTCCTCCAACTCGGTCCTGGACCACGAGGAGGCAGTGTCCTGTCCAGCCTGCTGCCTGGGGAGCTTCAGCTTCATATCCGTGTGCCGCCGACCCCCCCCTGACACCTCCCGCTACCAAAACCTGAACTGCGAGGCGACACACGGGCTTATCCGAACAGCACCGCGACTCGGCACTCCCAGACCTGGCCCCAGCAGGAAGCTCCCAGAGGCACAGACATAGGGGTGGGAAGGGACATCGGCCAGCCTGACTAACTAAAGCCAGAGCTGCTCTCTGCTTGAGGTTCTATCACAAGCCTGATGTACACACAGCTGCTCTCTGCTTGAGGTTCTATCACAAGcctgatgtacacacacatgtgttttTCAGGAGATATTTGAGCTTTAATTACAAATATGCATCTGTGATAACAGCACCTTTCTATATCCCCTGGTTATCCATTTCTTTAGAAAGAGTTGCTGGTCGTGGAGAGGatagtactaaaaaaaaaatatatacttgcgTG
Coding sequences within:
- the TESK1 gene encoding dual specificity testis-specific protein kinase 1 isoform X3, with translation MNGGNLEQLLHGAEPLSWSVRVKLSLGIARGLRYLHSKGVFHRDLTSKNCLVRCDESGYTAVVGDFGLAERIPDHSQTEPLSVVGSPYWMAPEVLHGDLYNEKADVFAFGIILCEIIARIPADPDYLPRTEDFGLDITAFQNMVQPDCPSAFLQLAFHCCRMAPEVRPSFCEVSQWLEEILESMDGNMVTRPLIPPSKEAELITPGSGGRGTTRCSDNQQPLWDVPTPPDQRLSRSQSDMFSPQPLPILRSQDPYDDLLNLHYTRARVNPFSQREDLKGGRIKLFDTPSKSVISLTFDLPQPTSYQLSSPVTPEPVVEADCNFSEPVVGHRRCRSLPSSPEMCRRGSPYPSTTPYPATTSVPRGAQGGTGNNEREGWPPAFRNSKETGNYCTENRLNVSRVSQERGGVGLKHPSDNQSQVQDVIKPSGSTRPNGASDTLHGEDQTPSKTCPKETGQEEREVQLSAKTGHNERVVDWVGERHKEGGIPQWNGDRSTGNTVPQRRDQGWRGENPAEDPVATRKSHYCEVNDFSPEQVPQEDKFPTADPESRGPQERGMDWSRPWNQDTGRAESSPHPNNAATGEPMDCSSSPESTEENTFCQRPPLLLANGPFPAPSPTHSSASSTPSSSRSPSPPVGTWQQEPLGAPNRLSLSDNNNVVCSKPRGWVGLLHSGPLGSHEVNSWEGSLPGLGCGGESGSTDPLHASSNSVLDHEEAVSCPACCLGSFSFISVCRRPPPDTSRYQNLNCEATHGLIRTAPRLGTPRPGPSRKLPEAQT
- the TESK1 gene encoding dual specificity testis-specific protein kinase 1 isoform X2, encoding MHPNILRFMGVCVQQGQLHALTEYMNGGNLEQLLHGAEPLSWSVRVKLSLGIARGLRYLHSKGVFHRDLTSKNCLVRCDESGYTAVVGDFGLAERIPDHSQTEPLSVVGSPYWMAPEVLHGDLYNEKADVFAFGIILCEIIARIPADPDYLPRTEDFGLDITAFQNMVQPDCPSAFLQLAFHCCRMAPEVRPSFCEVSQWLEEILESMDGNMVTRPLIPPSKEAELITPGSGGRGTTRCSDNQQPLWDVPTPPDQRLSRSQSDMFSPQPLPILRSQDPYDDLLNLHYTRARVNPFSQREDLKGGRIKLFDTPSKSVISLTFDLPQPTSYQLSSPVTPEPVVEADCNFSEPVVGHRRCRSLPSSPEMCRRGSPYPSTTPYPATTSVPRGAQGGTGNNEREGWPPAFRNSKETGNYCTENRLNVSRVSQERGGVGLKHPSDNQSQVQDVIKPSGSTRPNGASDTLHGEDQTPSKTCPKETGQEEREVQLSAKTGHNERVVDWVGERHKEGGIPQWNGDRSTGNTVPQRRDQGWRGENPAEDPVATRKSHYCEVNDFSPEQVPQEDKFPTADPESRGPQERGMDWSRPWNQDTGRAESSPHPNNAATGEPMDCSSSPESTEENTFCQRPPLLLANGPFPAPSPTHSSASSTPSSSRSPSPPVGTWQQEPLGAPNRLSLSDNNNVVCSKPRGWVGLLHSGPLGSHEVNSWEGSLPGLGCGGESGSTDPLHASSNSVLDHEEAVSCPACCLGSFSFISVCRRPPPDTSRYQNLNCEATHGLIRTAPRLGTPRPGPSRKLPEAQT
- the TESK1 gene encoding dual specificity testis-specific protein kinase 1 isoform X1, whose protein sequence is MVLKMNKMMSNRANMLREVQLMNRLCHPNILRFMGVCVQQGQLHALTEYMNGGNLEQLLHGAEPLSWSVRVKLSLGIARGLRYLHSKGVFHRDLTSKNCLVRCDESGYTAVVGDFGLAERIPDHSQTEPLSVVGSPYWMAPEVLHGDLYNEKADVFAFGIILCEIIARIPADPDYLPRTEDFGLDITAFQNMVQPDCPSAFLQLAFHCCRMAPEVRPSFCEVSQWLEEILESMDGNMVTRPLIPPSKEAELITPGSGGRGTTRCSDNQQPLWDVPTPPDQRLSRSQSDMFSPQPLPILRSQDPYDDLLNLHYTRARVNPFSQREDLKGGRIKLFDTPSKSVISLTFDLPQPTSYQLSSPVTPEPVVEADCNFSEPVVGHRRCRSLPSSPEMCRRGSPYPSTTPYPATTSVPRGAQGGTGNNEREGWPPAFRNSKETGNYCTENRLNVSRVSQERGGVGLKHPSDNQSQVQDVIKPSGSTRPNGASDTLHGEDQTPSKTCPKETGQEEREVQLSAKTGHNERVVDWVGERHKEGGIPQWNGDRSTGNTVPQRRDQGWRGENPAEDPVATRKSHYCEVNDFSPEQVPQEDKFPTADPESRGPQERGMDWSRPWNQDTGRAESSPHPNNAATGEPMDCSSSPESTEENTFCQRPPLLLANGPFPAPSPTHSSASSTPSSSRSPSPPVGTWQQEPLGAPNRLSLSDNNNVVCSKPRGWVGLLHSGPLGSHEVNSWEGSLPGLGCGGESGSTDPLHASSNSVLDHEEAVSCPACCLGSFSFISVCRRPPPDTSRYQNLNCEATHGLIRTAPRLGTPRPGPSRKLPEAQT